One Romboutsia sp. 13368 genomic window carries:
- a CDS encoding aminotransferase class I/II-fold pyridoxal phosphate-dependent enzyme, whose product FQNPTGISYSTYKKKKLIELAEEYDFYILEDDFISDFKFXSKDNRTIRSYDDKNRVIYIKSFSKILMPGLRIGLIELPAEVQ is encoded by the coding sequence CTTTCAAAATCCAACAGGTATATCTTATTCAACTTATAAAAAAAAGAAACTAATAGAGTTAGCAGAAGAATATGATTTTTATATACTTGAAGATGACTTTATAAGTGATTTTAAATTYGAMTCAAAAGACAACAGAACTATTAGAAGTTATGATGATAAAAATAGAGTTATATATATAAAGAGTTTTTCAAAAATACTTATGCCAGGGCTAAGAATAGGTTTGATAGAATTACCAGCTGAGGTTCAAAA
- a CDS encoding DUF896 domain-containing protein: MFDQKKLDRINELAKKNKSEGLTPEELVEREALRKEYLEHFRSHFKSRLENIKVVSPEEYEQEMKNKKN, from the coding sequence ATGTTTGATCAAAAAAAATTAGATAGAATAAATGAATTAGCAAAGAAAAATAAATCAGAAGGATTAACACCTGAAGAATTAGTAGAGAGAGAAGCTTTAAGAAAAGAATATTTAGAACATTTTAGATCACACTTTAAATCAAGATTAGAAAATATAAAAGTAGTTTCTCCAGAGGAATACGAACAAGAAATGAAGAATAAAAAGAATTAA
- a CDS encoding aminopeptidase, whose amino-acid sequence MKLKYEAKNAWEFERTNNNLEDVMNYSKEYMKFLDIGKTERTSAREIVRIAQENGYISIDEAIKNGKVNPGDKIYAVNKDKAVALFVMGKNKLEDGMKIIGGHIDAPRIDLKPHPLYQEANLGFFKTHYYGGIKKYQWSTIPLAIHGLVVLNDGQKVNICIGEDDNDPVFCITDLLPHLAQHQMQKKLSEGITGEQLNLLIGSMPLEGAEKEAIEENILAILNSKYGIIEEDLLSAEIEIVPAGKSRDLGLDRSMILAYGHDDRVCSYGAVKALIDIENPKYCAVALCVDKEEVGSQGNTGMHSKFFENTVAELIDLEGQYSDLKTRRAMANSKVLSADVSAGYDPNYADAYDKRNSAYMGHGVVLSKYTGSRGKGGCNDANAEFMAEVRRIFNQGNVVWQTAELGKVDQGGGGTIAYILANYGAEVIDCGVGVLNMHSPYEVVSKVDIYEMYKGYKAFFTINL is encoded by the coding sequence ATGAAACTAAAGTATGAAGCTAAAAATGCTTGGGAATTTGAGAGAACTAACAATAACTTAGAGGATGTAATGAATTATTCAAAAGAATATATGAAGTTTTTAGATATTGGAAAAACAGAGAGAACATCAGCTAGGGAAATTGTAAGAATAGCTCAGGAAAATGGATACATATCAATAGATGAAGCTATAAAAAATGGTAAAGTAAATCCAGGTGATAAAATTTATGCGGTAAATAAAGATAAGGCTGTTGCTCTATTTGTAATGGGGAAAAATAAATTAGAAGATGGGATGAAAATAATAGGAGGTCATATAGATGCTCCAAGAATAGATTTAAAACCACATCCATTATATCAAGAAGCTAATTTGGGATTCTTTAAAACTCATTATTATGGCGGTATAAAAAAATATCAATGGTCTACAATACCACTTGCTATACATGGATTAGTAGTATTAAATGATGGTCAAAAAGTAAATATTTGTATAGGCGAAGATGATAATGATCCAGTATTTTGCATAACCGATTTATTACCACATTTAGCACAACATCAAATGCAAAAGAAACTTTCAGAAGGTATAACTGGAGAGCAATTAAATTTATTAATTGGAAGTATGCCACTAGAAGGTGCAGAAAAAGAAGCAATAGAAGAAAATATATTAGCTATATTAAACTCTAAATACGGAATAATAGAAGAAGATTTATTAAGTGCAGAAATAGAAATAGTACCAGCAGGAAAATCTAGAGATCTAGGACTTGATAGATCTATGATTTTAGCATATGGACATGATGATAGAGTTTGTTCATATGGAGCTGTTAAAGCTTTAATAGATATTGAAAATCCTAAATATTGTGCTGTTGCTTTATGTGTAGATAAAGAAGAAGTTGGATCTCAAGGTAACACAGGTATGCATTCAAAATTCTTTGAAAATACTGTAGCTGAACTTATAGATTTAGAAGGGCAATACTCAGACTTAAAAACAAGAAGAGCTATGGCAAATTCAAAAGTATTATCTGCAGATGTTTCAGCAGGTTATGATCCAAATTATGCTGATGCATATGATAAGAGAAACTCAGCGTATATGGGACATGGAGTAGTATTAAGTAAATATACAGGCTCTAGAGGTAAAGGCGGATGTAATGATGCTAATGCTGAATTTATGGCAGAAGTAAGAAGAATATTTAATCAAGGTAATGTAGTATGGCAAACAGCAGAGCTTGGAAAAGTTGACCAAGGCGGTGGTGGAACAATAGCGTATATACTAGCAAATTACGGAGCAGAAGTTATAGACTGTGGAGTTGGAGTATTAAATATGCACTCACCATATGAAGTAGTTTCAAAAGTAGATATATATGAAATGTATAAAGGATATAAGGCATTCTTTACGATAAATCTGTAA
- a CDS encoding selenium metabolism-associated LysR family transcriptional regulator: MDFKQLEAFVSVAKYGSFSKAARELFLTQPTISSHIQNLEKELDTVLFNRNNKCITLTKSGEILYDNAISILNNCKKAIYDIKEYSGNIEGIIDIASSSIPETYILPSFIKSFSDKYPNVKFSISHYDSQYAISEVLNERVNFGFIGSKTFNSQIEYIDILSDELVLIAPLNLNIDNENGYIDIKELDNLRFIMRKDGSGTKNLTFNILKENNFNIDNLDILAYVESNETIKEMVKIGLGVSFVSYNSIKDYVKSNEIKYYRIKNISFSRKFYFIYSKKKVFNPLEDKFLNSLYEYFHIKK, from the coding sequence ATGGACTTTAAACAACTTGAGGCATTTGTTTCTGTTGCTAAATATGGAAGTTTTTCAAAAGCTGCACGTGAGTTATTTTTAACTCAGCCCACAATAAGTTCACATATCCAAAACTTAGAAAAAGAATTGGATACTGTTTTATTTAATAGAAATAATAAATGTATAACATTGACCAAATCTGGAGAAATACTTTATGATAATGCAATTTCTATATTAAACAACTGTAAAAAAGCTATATATGATATAAAGGAATATTCAGGTAATATAGAAGGAATTATAGATATAGCTTCTAGCTCAATACCTGAAACTTATATTTTACCTAGCTTTATTAAATCATTTTCTGATAAATATCCTAATGTAAAATTCAGCATAAGCCACTATGATTCTCAATATGCTATTTCAGAAGTATTAAATGAAAGAGTAAACTTTGGTTTTATAGGCTCAAAAACTTTTAATTCTCAAATAGAATATATAGATATATTAAGTGATGAACTAGTCCTTATAGCTCCACTTAACTTAAACATAGATAATGAAAATGGTTATATAGACATAAAAGAACTTGATAATCTTAGGTTTATAATGAGAAAAGATGGTTCTGGAACTAAGAACTTAACCTTTAATATATTAAAAGAAAATAACTTTAATATTGATAATTTAGACATACTTGCATATGTTGAATCCAATGAGACAATAAAAGAAATGGTTAAAATAGGATTAGGTGTTTCTTTTGTATCATATAATTCTATAAAAGACTATGTAAAGTCTAATGAGATTAAATACTACAGGATAAAAAATATTAGCTTTTCTAGAAAGTTTTATTTTATATATTCTAAAAAGAAAGTATTTAATCCATTAGAAGATAAATTTTTAAATAGTTTATACGAATATTTTCATATAAAAAAATAG
- the polA gene encoding DNA polymerase I → MDKTLVIIDGNSIINRAFYALPEMSNKEGLKTNAIYGFTNMLLKIIDTYNPTHISVAFDRKSPTFRHLEFKEYKAGRKKMPDELREQFEPLKELLDKFNIHRLEIDGYEADDIIGTVSKIAENDGFKVYIVTGDKDAIQLSSEKTTTLITKKGVGEVEEYDYNFVLEKYEMTPTQFIDLKGLMGDKSDNIPGVPGIGEKTGIKLIKEFDSIEGIFDNIDKIKGSTKKKLEENKELAIMSKKLATIIRDVPIEFKLEELEYGKYNISDVLDEFKRFGFTSLISRIANLEHNNDVVDEVELEITKLENIDAFIKEIKENKELILKTVTREGNILDKRIMYIFLSVDGKKVYYISEDEISTLKEIFQSNEIKKLGYNLKDDYIAFRPYGIKLENIYFDITIAEYLIDSMSSTSYECSAIAMKYLTKKVKTKEELLGKGVKAKKYQDLEFEELSTHISQIIDTIKNVMPIMEANLKDSYMDGLLYHVEMPLVEVLADMEYEGIKVDVKKLNELGSQFKDIIKKLEEEIYEISKEEFNINSPKQLGVILFEKLGLPVIKKTKTGYSTNAEVLDKLKDHNPIINKIIEYRQIVKLNSTYVEGLLSIINPIDGRIHSSFNQTITTTGRISSTEPNLQNIPVKLEMGRNIRKVFIAENGCKLVDADYSQVELRVLAHMSQDETMIDAFKHNEDIHTKTASQVFNVSMDEVTSKQRSDAKAVNFGIVYGKSDFGLSEDLHIPVKQAKEYIENYFNKYGKIKQFMDEIIDSASEHGYVTTILNRRRYIPEIKSSNFMMRNAGKRAAMNAPIQGSAADIIKIAMINVYKKLEENNMKSKLILQVHDELIVEAVDSELDLVKKIVKDEMENAVSLDVNLDVDLNIGDSWYETK, encoded by the coding sequence TTGGATAAAACGCTAGTTATAATAGATGGAAATTCAATAATAAATAGAGCATTTTATGCTTTACCAGAAATGAGTAATAAAGAAGGATTAAAAACTAATGCAATATATGGATTTACTAATATGCTTTTAAAAATAATTGATACATATAATCCTACTCATATAAGTGTAGCTTTTGATAGGAAATCTCCTACATTTAGACACTTAGAGTTTAAAGAATATAAAGCTGGTAGGAAAAAAATGCCTGATGAATTAAGAGAACAATTTGAGCCTTTAAAAGAGCTTTTAGATAAATTTAATATACATAGATTAGAAATTGATGGATATGAAGCTGATGATATAATTGGTACAGTATCTAAAATAGCAGAGAATGATGGTTTTAAAGTATACATAGTTACAGGAGATAAAGATGCAATACAATTATCCTCAGAAAAAACAACTACTTTAATAACTAAAAAAGGAGTAGGTGAGGTTGAAGAGTATGATTATAATTTTGTACTTGAAAAGTATGAAATGACTCCAACTCAATTTATAGATTTAAAGGGTTTAATGGGAGATAAATCAGATAATATACCAGGTGTTCCTGGTATAGGTGAAAAAACAGGTATAAAGCTTATAAAAGAATTTGATAGTATAGAGGGAATATTTGATAATATAGATAAAATAAAAGGTAGCACAAAAAAAAAGCTAGAGGAAAATAAAGAATTAGCTATAATGAGCAAAAAATTAGCTACAATTATAAGAGATGTTCCTATAGAATTTAAGTTAGAAGAATTAGAGTATGGTAAATATAATATATCAGATGTATTAGATGAATTTAAACGTTTTGGTTTCACAAGTTTAATTTCAAGAATAGCTAATTTAGAACATAATAATGATGTTGTTGATGAAGTAGAATTAGAAATAACTAAACTAGAAAATATAGATGCATTCATAAAAGAAATAAAAGAAAATAAGGAATTAATACTAAAAACAGTAACAAGAGAAGGTAATATTTTAGATAAAAGAATAATGTATATATTTTTAAGCGTAGATGGAAAAAAGGTATACTATATATCTGAAGATGAAATATCTACATTAAAAGAAATATTCCAAAGTAATGAAATAAAAAAGTTAGGATATAATTTAAAAGATGATTATATTGCATTTAGACCATATGGGATAAAATTAGAAAATATATACTTTGATATAACTATTGCTGAATACTTAATAGATTCAATGTCTTCTACATCATATGAATGTAGTGCAATAGCTATGAAATACCTAACTAAAAAAGTAAAAACAAAAGAAGAGTTACTAGGTAAAGGTGTTAAGGCTAAAAAATATCAAGATTTAGAATTTGAAGAATTAAGTACTCATATATCACAAATAATTGATACAATAAAAAATGTAATGCCAATAATGGAAGCTAATTTAAAAGATAGTTATATGGATGGTTTATTATATCATGTTGAAATGCCTTTAGTTGAAGTATTGGCAGATATGGAATACGAAGGTATTAAAGTAGATGTTAAAAAATTAAATGAGCTAGGATCACAATTTAAAGATATTATAAAAAAACTTGAAGAAGAGATATATGAAATATCTAAAGAAGAGTTTAATATAAATTCACCTAAACAATTAGGGGTTATACTATTTGAAAAATTAGGACTACCAGTTATTAAAAAAACAAAAACAGGGTACTCAACTAATGCAGAAGTATTGGATAAATTAAAAGATCATAATCCAATTATAAATAAAATAATAGAATATAGACAAATAGTAAAATTAAACTCAACTTATGTTGAAGGTTTATTATCTATAATAAATCCAATAGATGGTAGAATACATTCATCTTTTAACCAAACTATAACTACAACTGGAAGAATTTCTTCTACAGAGCCAAATTTACAAAATATACCTGTAAAACTTGAGATGGGAAGAAATATAAGAAAAGTATTTATAGCAGAAAATGGTTGTAAGTTAGTAGATGCAGATTATTCTCAAGTTGAGCTTAGAGTACTTGCTCATATGAGTCAAGATGAAACTATGATAGATGCATTTAAACATAATGAAGATATACATACAAAAACAGCTTCTCAGGTATTTAATGTAAGTATGGATGAAGTTACAAGTAAGCAAAGAAGTGATGCAAAAGCAGTAAACTTCGGAATAGTTTATGGAAAAAGTGATTTTGGATTATCAGAAGATTTACATATTCCTGTAAAACAAGCTAAAGAGTATATAGAAAATTATTTTAATAAGTATGGTAAGATAAAGCAATTTATGGATGAAATTATAGATAGTGCTAGTGAACATGGATATGTTACTACTATATTAAATAGAAGAAGATATATTCCTGAAATAAAATCTAGTAATTTTATGATGAGAAATGCAGGAAAGAGAGCTGCAATGAATGCTCCTATACAAGGAAGTGCAGCAGATATTATAAAAATAGCTATGATAAATGTATATAAGAAATTAGAAGAAAACAATATGAAGTCTAAGCTTATACTTCAAGTTCACGATGAGCTTATAGTAGAAGCGGTAGATAGTGAATTAGATTTAGTTAAAAAAATAGTTAAAGATGAAATGGAGAATGCAGTAAGTTTAGATGTAAACTTAGATGTAGATTTAAATATAGGAGATTCGTGGTACGAAACAAAGTAG
- the coaE gene encoding dephospho-CoA kinase (Dephospho-CoA kinase (CoaE) performs the final step in coenzyme A biosynthesis.) — translation MIVLGLTGSIGCGKSSLSNILKENNIDIIDADVISRKIFEDKKLLNLVFEHFGDCIKNEDGSLNRKVLGNIVFNDDNKLIELNTLTHPRIKEKIIKEIEMLKLNNKEVIVIDAPLLIEGGYLEMVDKLLVITCNNEVQINRIQKRDNCTRQEALSRINSQMSQDEKVKYADYILDNSGSMEDLKENTREFLLYMKENWCG, via the coding sequence ATGATTGTATTAGGATTAACAGGTAGTATAGGATGTGGTAAAAGCAGCCTATCTAATATATTAAAAGAGAATAATATAGATATAATAGATGCAGATGTTATATCTAGAAAAATTTTTGAAGATAAAAAACTTTTAAACTTAGTATTTGAACATTTTGGGGATTGTATAAAGAATGAAGATGGTAGTTTAAATCGAAAAGTTTTGGGAAATATAGTGTTTAATGATGATAATAAGTTAATTGAGTTAAATACTTTGACACATCCGAGAATAAAAGAAAAAATAATAAAAGAGATAGAAATGCTAAAGTTAAATAATAAAGAAGTAATAGTAATAGATGCACCTTTATTAATTGAAGGTGGATATTTAGAGATGGTAGATAAGTTATTAGTTATAACTTGTAATAATGAAGTTCAAATAAATAGAATACAAAAAAGAGATAATTGTACTAGACAAGAAGCTCTAAGTAGAATAAATTCTCAAATGAGTCAAGATGAAAAAGTTAAGTATGCAGATTATATATTAGATAATTCTGGAAGTATGGAAGATTTAAAAGAAAATACAAGAGAATTTTTATTATATATGAAGGAGAATTGGTGTGGCTAA
- a CDS encoding lytic transglycosylase domain-containing protein yields MAKKKIFFILAIIIILFTSLIIENDTINKILYPRKYSEHVQKYSKEFGLDENLVYSVIKVESKFRKDAISHKGAKGLMQISDITREWAKEELNLGEIDIFDPETNIKIGCWYLSKLYREFGRLDLVIAAYNGGSGNVSKWLNDYTYSKDGKSLDVIPFEETSTYVKRITKSYKMYNKLYNKEG; encoded by the coding sequence GTGGCTAAGAAAAAAATATTTTTTATTTTAGCTATTATTATAATATTATTTACCTCTTTAATTATAGAAAATGATACTATTAATAAAATATTATATCCTAGAAAATATTCAGAACATGTTCAAAAATATTCAAAAGAATTTGGTTTAGACGAAAATTTAGTATATAGTGTTATTAAAGTAGAAAGTAAGTTTAGGAAGGATGCTATATCACATAAGGGGGCTAAGGGCCTTATGCAAATAAGTGATATAACAAGGGAATGGGCAAAGGAAGAACTTAATTTAGGAGAAATAGATATATTTGATCCTGAAACTAACATAAAAATAGGTTGTTGGTATTTAAGTAAATTATATAGAGAATTTGGGAGACTAGATTTAGTTATAGCAGCATATAATGGAGGTTCTGGAAATGTTAGTAAATGGTTAAATGATTATACATATAGTAAAGATGGCAAATCATTAGATGTAATACCATTTGAAGAAACTTCGACATATGTAAAAAGAATAACTAAAAGCTACAAAATGTATAATAAGTTGTATAACAAGGAAGGTTAA
- a CDS encoding ABC transporter substrate-binding protein, translating into MKKXKIIAITLAMVMSLVGCSMDEEVQGVLESKPSAITSKTINLTMMQPETINPITNKNKSVSYIMNLVYDGLFTIDENYNTVPQLVEAYKVSSDGMSINIKLKDAKWHDGTLLTSSDVKFTVDLIKKNIDSPYNALVENISSISIDNSKEFTINFNNKYAFSVDTLIFPIISEKQLGSVKDINEYRYNLVGNGVYKIKEYNERKSISLIVNDSYHDKISETAKNIEVEIVPDEEAQVSMVMSLDSDIAKISLDDLSKLYEKEFKTTTYESRNYECLLFNYNNDFFKDINFRKALISSIDKNKILEEGYINNATLINFPLNSKSKYYDKEIEGIEYSNDKAKEYLSKVTLDNIDNKEVNDQSIVKENTKENIDQKDDNKNIENIKTTEQDKKNEIKKQISKLNLKIIVNKNNAERVKTAYIISDNLKEIGIKSVIQELSDEDMNKSMNEGNYDIALAGWELSVVPDATNILNSIGYEDEKLTNYIDSLKNATSESQINDIYKSIQRYVNDNALFMSLVITDDYIVTNRRIEGKISPNSFNIYEGITNLNIAK; encoded by the coding sequence ATGAAAAAAWTTAAAATTATAGCTATTACTTTAGCTATGGTTATGAGCTTAGTTGGATGTAGTATGGATGAAGAAGTACAAGGTGTTTTAGAGAGTAAACCAAGCGCAATAACTTCTAAAACTATAAACTTAACTATGATGCAGCCAGAAACTATAAACCCAATAACAAATAAGAATAAATCAGTTAGCTATATAATGAACTTAGTGTATGATGGTTTGTTTACTATAGATGAAAATTACAATACAGTGCCTCAGTTAGTAGAGGCATATAAAGTGTCTAGTGATGGAATGAGTATAAATATAAAGTTGAAAGATGCTAAATGGCATGATGGAACTTTATTAACATCTTCTGATGTTAAATTTACAGTAGATTTAATAAAGAAGAATATTGATAGTCCATATAATGCATTAGTTGAAAATATATCATCAATATCTATAGATAATAGTAAAGAATTTACTATAAACTTTAATAATAAGTATGCTTTTTCAGTAGATACATTAATTTTTCCTATAATATCAGAAAAGCAATTAGGTAGTGTAAAAGATATTAATGAATATAGATATAATTTGGTAGGCAATGGAGTATATAAAATAAAAGAATATAATGAGAGAAAAAGTATATCTTTAATTGTTAATGATAGTTACCATGATAAAATTTCAGAAACTGCAAAGAATATAGAAGTTGAAATTGTACCAGATGAAGAGGCACAAGTATCTATGGTAATGTCATTAGATAGTGACATTGCTAAAATATCACTAGATGATTTAAGTAAATTATATGAAAAAGAGTTTAAGACAACTACATATGAAAGTAGAAATTATGAATGTTTACTTTTCAATTATAATAATGATTTTTTTAAAGATATAAATTTTAGAAAGGCTTTAATAAGTTCTATAGATAAAAATAAAATACTTGAGGAAGGATATATAAATAATGCTACTTTAATTAACTTTCCACTTAATTCTAAATCAAAATACTATGATAAAGAGATTGAAGGTATAGAATATAGTAATGATAAAGCTAAAGAATATCTTTCTAAAGTAACTCTTGATAATATTGATAATAAAGAAGTTAATGATCAAAGTATTGTAAAAGAAAATACTAAAGAAAATATAGATCAAAAAGATGATAATAAAAATATAGAAAATATAAAAACTACTGAACAAGATAAAAAAAATGAAATAAAAAAACAAATATCAAAATTAAATTTAAAAATTATAGTAAATAAAAATAATGCAGAAAGGGTAAAAACTGCATATATAATAAGTGATAATTTAAAAGAAATAGGTATAAAAAGTGTTATACAAGAACTTTCAGATGAAGATATGAATAAATCTATGAATGAAGGAAATTATGATATAGCACTAGCGGGATGGGAGCTATCAGTAGTGCCAGATGCTACTAATATACTTAATAGTATAGGATATGAAGATGAAAAGTTAACTAACTATATAGACTCTTTAAAAAATGCAACTAGTGAATCTCAAATAAATGATATATATAAATCTATTCAAAGATATGTAAATGATAATGCACTGTTTATGAGTTTAGTTATTACAGATGATTATATCGTAACTAATCGAAGAATAGAGGGAAAAATAAGCCCAAATAGTTTTAATATATATGAAGGCATTACTAATTTAAATATAGCTAAATAA
- a CDS encoding heavy-metal-associated domain-containing protein has product MRKKLIIDGMSCNHCVNHLNTALSEDIDGIEVIEISLEDKFAIVDMNSNVDLNKLNEVVEELGFELKDIIEY; this is encoded by the coding sequence ATGAGAAAAAAATTAATAATAGACGGAATGAGCTGTAATCATTGTGTAAACCATTTAAATACAGCACTTTCAGAGGATATAGATGGAATAGAAGTTATAGAAATAAGCCTAGAGGATAAATTTGCAATAGTAGATATGAATAGTAATGTAGATTTAAATAAATTAAATGAGGTTGTAGAAGAATTAGGATTTGAATTAAAAGATATAATAGAATATTAG
- a CDS encoding endonuclease/exonuclease/phosphatase family protein translates to MIISLIIEIKLFPPRKEINIISYNIHSGLNKNMFPTLFDTIDFLKESDADIVCLQEVNESVRAGFQVSSFKEELKMNSHFGANVVDLGFNYGLATYSKYPIKKEEHIYLSSFREQRGMLHTVVKVGYQNLNVINIHLGLDEEERDIQMGELIDFIKELGDEHYIVVGDFNQGGIDMDEDILKDVAKELQMSNILTFPTGLDRIDYIFVSSGIEIIDYDVLIKDMSDHYPIVAKIKI, encoded by the coding sequence ATGATTATATCTTTAATTATAGAAATAAAGCTATTTCCTCCTAGAAAGGAAATAAATATTATAAGTTATAATATACATAGTGGATTAAATAAAAATATGTTTCCAACATTATTTGATACAATTGATTTTTTGAAAGAATCTGATGCAGATATAGTTTGTCTACAAGAAGTTAATGAATCTGTTAGAGCAGGATTTCAAGTAAGTAGTTTTAAAGAAGAATTAAAAATGAATTCTCATTTTGGAGCTAATGTGGTAGATTTAGGTTTTAATTATGGACTTGCTACATATTCTAAATACCCTATAAAAAAAGAAGAACATATATATTTAAGTAGTTTTCGTGAACAAAGAGGAATGCTACATACTGTAGTTAAGGTGGGTTACCAAAATTTAAATGTTATAAATATTCATTTAGGATTAGATGAAGAAGAGCGGGATATACAAATGGGAGAGTTAATAGATTTTATAAAAGAATTAGGTGATGAACATTATATAGTTGTAGGTGATTTTAATCAAGGTGGAATAGATATGGATGAAGATATATTAAAAGATGTTGCTAAAGAATTGCAGATGTCTAATATACTAACTTTTCCAACTGGATTAGATAGAATCGATTATATATTTGTATCATCAGGTATAGAAATTATAGACTACGATGTGCTTATAAAAGATATGTCAGATCATTATCCTATAGTAGCAAAAATAAAAATATAA
- the rsxC gene encoding electron transport complex subunit RsxC translates to MKLLSFKGGIHPPYNKEYSEKKAIEKAKSPKRVYIPLQQHIGAPAKAIVKVGEEVKLGQKIGEQQGFVSCNVHSSISGKVIEIKEHELPGGRGMCIVIENDFKDEVHENVKPVSDIESLTKEEIVSIIQEAGIVGMGGATFPTHVKISPPPGKNIDTVILNGAECEPYLTADHRLMLENPEDVVYGLHILMKALDVKKGYIGIEVNKLDAIEAVEKEVKKYXNIEVARLEIKYPQGAEKQLIYACTKREVPSGGLPMDAGVVVNNVATAAQIAKTIKTGMPLVDRITTVTGSCISEPKNLVTRVGTLVSEIIDQCGGFKVNKKVGKIIMGGPMMGIAQYTIDIPTNKGASGILCLDENESKTPKPQNCLRCGKCLDVCPAFLQPLYISAHSLRNDYDSAEGYRALDCIECGSCSFICPARRPLLQSIRNAKREIIANKKKQSTNK, encoded by the coding sequence ATGAAACTCTTAAGTTTTAAAGGAGGAATACATCCTCCGTATAATAAAGAGTACTCAGAAAAAAAGGCTATAGAAAAAGCAAAAAGTCCTAAAAGGGTATATATACCTCTTCAACAACATATAGGGGCACCTGCTAAAGCAATAGTTAAAGTTGGTGAAGAAGTTAAATTAGGACAAAAGATAGGGGAGCAACAAGGTTTTGTATCTTGTAACGTTCATTCATCTATATCAGGTAAAGTTATAGAAATAAAAGAACATGAATTACCTGGTGGACGAGGGATGTGTATAGTAATTGAAAATGATTTTAAAGATGAAGTTCATGAAAACGTTAAACCGGTTAGTGATATAGAATCTTTAACAAAAGAAGAAATAGTGAGTATTATTCAAGAAGCTGGAATTGTTGGTATGGGTGGAGCAACATTTCCAACACATGTAAAAATATCTCCTCCTCCAGGTAAAAATATAGACACAGTTATATTAAATGGAGCAGAGTGTGAGCCATACTTAACAGCAGACCATAGATTAATGTTAGAAAATCCAGAAGATGTAGTTTATGGATTGCATATACTTATGAAAGCCTTAGATGTAAAAAAAGGTTATATAGGAATAGAAGTTAATAAACTAGATGCTATAGAAGCAGTAGAGAAAGAAGTTAAGAAATATRAAAATATAGAAGTTGCAAGACTAGAAATAAAATATCCTCAAGGTGCTGAGAAGCAACTTATATATGCATGTACAAAAAGAGAGGTTCCATCAGGAGGACTTCCAATGGATGCAGGAGTAGTTGTGAACAATGTAGCTACAGCAGCACAAATAGCCAAAACTATAAAAACTGGTATGCCTTTAGTTGATAGAATAACTACAGTAACTGGTAGTTGTATATCTGAGCCAAAGAACTTAGTAACTAGAGTAGGAACATTAGTATCTGAAATAATAGATCAATGTGGTGGATTTAAAGTAAATAAAAAAGTTGGCAAAATTATAATGGGTGGACCAATGATGGGAATAGCTCAGTATACTATAGATATACCTACAAATAAGGGTGCATCGGGAATATTATGTTTAGATGAGAATGAGTCAAAAACTCCAAAACCACAAAATTGTTTAAGATGTGGAAAGTGCTTAGATGTCTGTCCTGCATTTTTACAGCCTTTATACATAAGTGCACATTCATTAAGAAATGACTATGATAGTGCTGAAGGGTATAGAGCATTAGATTGTATTGAATGTGGTTCTTGTTCTTTTATATGTCCAGCAAGAAGACCATTACTTCAGTCAATAAGAAATGCTAAGCGAGAAATAATAGCAAATAAAAAAAAGCAATCTACTAACAAATAG